The genomic region GAGTGAATGGTGATAGTTTCTAAGCTTGTCCCATCAGCACAAACTATGATGTTGACAGTTTAACTACCTAATCAATTTCCTAGTTACCAATTTAGCAATTTGTTTGAGTTGTCatcttatatatgttttttttaatgagttttagTCTTTAATATGAACTAGGATAAACACTCATGCAATACCGTTCTATTTGGTTGCGAGGATATAGATAGAATGAATGAAAATAAGAgataatcataaaaaagaaatatagtgaaaataaaatttaatgttaggTTGCTTCATTTAAGAGAAATGAATGATAAataaagtggaaaaaaaaagttgtttgatttgaataaaatgaaaggagaaaattaaataaaacatataacaaTACTATTTCTCTTATTACAATAGGACGAGTCTCATTCATAACAAACCCAACAACATTATAATGGTAAAAACGCCCCTCACTTTTCTCACATGAACATGAACCACAAACAAACAAGgcatggattttttttcttgtggtaCCCACCTTCACACAAATTAATTCCCTCATGAATCAGCTCCACCAAACCACCAACATTATACTTTACGTTATTGCCCAAGTCAATGCACAAATCTTTACTTAGCTTTGCATAATTTCAAGATGCTAAAGGGATTTGAAGATACTATACATTGTAGAAATTTTATTCACTTGGTACAATAGTATCAAAACGAACAATAAATCCCAACTCCTTATAGGGGATTTCAAAAAACACATGGGCACACTTATGATTACAAATATGAGATGCCTTATTCAGACAGAAGTTATAAATAACATCTCACCTGTGATTTCAGGATAATTTAGATAATGCACatgtataaaaagaataataaaacctcTCAAAACATATGTTGTATCTACAAACACCCGCCacaagtaacattttttttttttttttgcagtggCAGCTAGCTCTCACCAACAGATACTACTCTGCATTCAGGGATCTGTCATGTGCCTCTGACCAAAAATTTATGCATGTTGCAGACCTTATCTGTGTAAAACATCAAAGCATGcccttcttccattttttgttaCCTTTAGTCACAATTCAATCCACAAATTTCCAGCACCACATCATTTTTGGCCAAGAATGGGTTGATTCTCACCCAAAGTAGTGTCAATATGGAAGCCAGAAGAATAGCCCAAACCAAAATGATGGTAGGAACACCTTCTTGTTTTCCCATGACACCCTTGAGGAAAGGGTAAAGGTGGACAATGACCCAAAGGGCAAAAAATAGCCTCCCAAACAAAGGACCCCATGAATCATAGCCATTGTTTATGGCATCTGAGACACCAACAATGACTCCAATGATGTTTAAGATTAGTAGGGTCAAGGGAGGGATCAACAAGGATGTCCACTTGAAGATGTAGAGTTCAGCAAACTCTCCATCATCTGCTGCTTTGGATGTGACTGTGAAGTTTGTGTTGACTCCTGCCAGAACTTTGAGCAAACCCTGAAAGAGAGCAAAGAGATGTGAGGAGGCACCACCAATGACCCAGAACTGCTCATTCCTCCACCAGTCGTGTATACCGACACCTCCCCACTGCATTTCCAGGATGCCAGTTGCAGCTATAGAGATGAAGAGGGCCATGAAAATGATACTGGCATAGTTACTTATCtgtgaaggaaagaaaaaagcatTAGTTAAAAGCACCATAAAGTGCATCACATTCTGTTTATTGTTTAGAGCAATTCTTGAATTTTGTCTGAGCACAGTACCTACAGCCTACAGGTACTACTAATCGGAAGTTAGaaataatataacattataACTATAGCtatattatgattttaatgCATCTTTAGCTTTTTGAGTGGTGGTGCCTAGAGGCGCTGTACTTGTGCAAGAATTGCTCCTGTGTTTATGTATTCCTAAGATGTAACTTGTACTCAGTTTGAGGattgtaattaaaagtaaagaaaaattaatcctACCTCGGGGACAATGAACTTCCCAGTGAGCAGACAGACCGCTGGCAATGCGCAGTAGGCGATTAAGGGAATTGAAGTCAGAGGATAAACTACTGAGTTTATGTAAGAGAATCGTTCCAGCGATTTCAAGCCACCACCATAACCATACCATATGGGACAATGCCTACTGAAAAAGATCTCAACAGATCCAAGTGCCCACCGAAGAACTTGATGCAGACGATCTGAGAGATTTATAGGAGCTGAACCCTTAAAAGCAGGCCTTTTTGGCATGCAGTACACAGATCTCCAACCATGACAATGCATCTTGAAACCTGTTAAAATATCTTCTGTAACTGAGCCATATATCCACCCAACCTGAAAGACAAATGTAGCAGAGGTCTAAGTACATGCAGACCAGAGCTTCAAGGCTTTAAATCTGAAAAAAATAGCATACCTCTTTCCCCCATTCTGTCTTATCTTCATAACCACAACTAATTACATGGATGGCCTCTTTCAAGAGTGTTGCGGAACTTGCTGCTTTTGGAACACCCCCATCTTCCAAGAGTGTTGAAGCTATGAAAACAGATGATTGCCCAAACTTCTTCTCAAACTTCGATTGAGACATTAATGATGATTTCTCATTGTCAATTCCTGTGATCGAGGTTTCAAGAGGAATACAAAATGACATTAAAAAACTAAGTTTTGTAAGCATGCAAAGACTGTAAAAGTATGCACTAAGTACATTATAATAGTGGATCAAAGTTCAACCAAATGCATCTCAAAGTACTATCTAGGGTCTTTGAATACATCTGAATGTTTCCAAATGACACACATGACCAATTTGAGGCATTTCGTACCTTCAATTCCCTCTTCAATATTTTCTAGTGCATGCATTTGCTTTAAATCATCCTTattctttatcttctttttcaCACTGGACTTTGCTTTAATCTTTTTCTTCCTAGATCCACAACACAGACAGCAGCACCATTTAGGCCAACAGTTACATGTCTTCCTTGGTGCTTTCTTCGAAGTAGGGGCATCACATCCATAAAATGCCTGCCTCCTGAAGACACACCCAGTTCCCACATATATTGGTCCTTGGATGCCATCTAAACCTTTCATATTGATCTATACATATTGAAACAAATATTAGTTTTTTCCTTCAAAGCAAACTGCAAGgtatatgtatgtatacatgcACAAACAACAATAGCAAGTTCTTACTTACATCAAAGAATACAACATTGCGATTCGAGTATCTATCATGACGATCAATCCCATCAAATCTTTGAGGAAACTGTACATAGCATATTTTTTTCCCTGATGTAGGATCCATCATGAAGCACATGGCTTCACGAAGGGCCTTACTGTTATTTATGTAGTGATCACAATCAACATTCAGTACATAGGGAGCATTGGTGATTATTGCTGAGACTCTCACCTTCACAATCAATCAACAATGCATTAGAAAAATGGTAAGGAAAATGGAGacagaagaaaactgagaaaattttcaattttattgtgAGAAGGACACTCTACCAAAGCATTCATAGCCCCAGCTTTTTTGTGGTGATCATATCCAGGTCTTTTCTCACGAGACACATAGACAAGACGAGGTAATTCATTTCCTTCAATGTCACGAACACCATTCTGACCAAGGAAAACCTGTAGAATAGCATCACAGTTGAACACTTAAACTCGTACAAACATGCCATGTTGACAAAGCATTTTCAATCTACACAGAAGACCAAGATTGCATCATAACATAGTACTCACTTGTATCATTCCGGGATGATCTCTGACATTGTTCCCGGGCCATGGAGTACCATCCTGCATTGTCCAACCATCCTCAGGAACCTTTTGTGCCAAAGCCACCAATGCATTAATCCTCACTTTGAACTCTTCATACTCCCTCTGTCAACACAATTGAGAAACACCAAATGAAACCTCGTATTGGttgaaaccaaataaaaaaaatgaaaaatgatagatacCAGTAAAGGACAGAACTTAGATATAATTCTTTAGGTGTTTTTAATGTTGTTCTTCAATCAGAATTGAAATTTCACCTTAGTATTGATCTTTAATGCAAAACTTTGTTATGTGAATTACAGAGGTGAAACCCTAGTTTTGATTGGAGAACACCACCAAAAACACCCAAGCAACTACATCTAAGTTTCATCCTAAAATAAAACTCGATCATAATTAAAGGGAAGCTGCTGCAATAACTCGACTTTCCTTTGGTATAAACTATGTTTCTCAGTTAGTCATATTTCATGCAAATTCTAAGTTTGAAGTTTATGGCTTTTCCATTTGGTCTGAATGACATGATAGGGACAATTTCAAACCTTAATGGCACGACGTTCTCTTATAAATGTGGCATCCACCTTATCCTTCAAGTAGTCAACCTTCTGAGCAAAATACCATTCAGGAGCTCGTGGTTCAATGCAGAACTTCTTACAGAATGGAACCCATTTCCTTGCAAACTCAGAAGTCTCGGAGAGTGCTTCAAATGTAAGCATGGCAGCACCATCATCTGAAACATAGCATGCAACCTTGTCCACCGGATAATCCACAGCAAGGATAGACAGAACTGTGTTTGCAGTAATGAGTGGAGGTTCCTTCATAGGGTCCACTGTACTAACGAACACGTCTATATCAGATAACTGAGATGGCTTTCCTTCTTTCTCATACCTGTGAAATTGTAAAGTATTAATGAATAATGTTTTATGtcccacacacacatataagGATACGCAGAGAAAGATCAAATACCGAAGAGATAAACGATCAAGGTATGTTTCTCGCAGAATTGGGCTCCATTTTGGAAACTGATCAAAAATCCATGACACAGCAAACCAGATTTCACATATTACTGATGTGAGCCACAATGCATATGCATCATTGACTGGATGGAGGATTCTATAATGAAAAAAGAGGCAAAGAATGGCAATCCGAAGTACTATTATGATTCTGTATGGATTTATCCTGCTTGAACTAATAGGCAACTTTCTCCAAAGTGGCTGTCTGCCTTCATCCATTCTGTTAAGAGGAATTCAGATTACATAatcataaattaaacaaaaaaggaaacagtaaataaatatagattatAGAAAAATGCCAGATAATGGaggaattaaaattttgttgttaTCCACGAaacagataaataaaattagttactcAGAGTCAGtggattaaataattattacatatttttacaTGGTGGAATGGAAGTTCAAGTTGTGCTCATTTTTTTCACTCTTTCAAGACAATTGACCTAGACACTCATTGTCTCATTTGCAACATAAAATTTTCTCGTTATACTTTTTTAGTCACTTAGAAAAAATTCCTAAACTTATTGCTTACTAAAACcatcttttctcctttttcacCACTTGACAAGCTCAACAAAAGGAGGAATTTGGAACTTCTCTCTCTTGTGAGCAAGACAAGATACATATAAAGGTAGGGAGAGGAGAATTTCAAGCTAAGGACTGTAAACAAAATTTTTTGtgtaaattttaatatgaagATGTTATGCTTGTAAAATCTTATTTGTTTATCATAGATTGATGATTGTTCAGCTGATTATTGGTATGAAAAAGTTACAATTGATGGCTTATTGATGAGTAAAAGAAAGATCACGATTATGGTAAATTTTCGTGCCAAATTCAAGTAGAAAAATTTAAGATATAACCTTACATAGCTCATAGCCAAACCTAGATAGGAGagaaaaaattacaacaaaaatatacaaatgCTGGTGGTGAAATGCTTAGtaagtatatataaattttaaaataagtataagaaggaaatttcataaaaaaaatgttatctgaGGTTTTTAGGGAATACTTATCCCAGaaaatttgaaagtaatttcaataacaataaactatagataaaaattaagtttacataagaaagaaaataatgatgATTCACGGATAAGCTTAAGGTAGAGACTAATCtgtaaatagtaaaaaataatatttaaaagtaaaaattgttAAATGATCTTTAGTAAAAGAAAGATTAACTTAGAGATTAAATTAACCTTTATTAGTTgcaaaattaataaagaaatcTTAATTTAAACCTATTAAACTTAATTGTAACTTTTTGAGAAATTGCAAATATAGGTCTACACACAGGAAGATGATAgagtaaaattatataacaGTCCCTACCTAATTGCTAATAGGCTcctggaaaaatctgaaaaattgCTCATTAGTTCTTAGTAAATTGCAAACTGATCATTTGTGCGTTGCTAATAAATTCCTGATATAATTATTAACATCACAAATAAACCCTTTTTGTTACATAATACAAACTACAAAGAAAgccaaaatattgataaaatattatttttacaaaataaaaaattaaattttcatcttaTATAACTAGATTGTCTGAATTTTTGTTGAGAGAATTTGAGTAAGGaatattgattttgtaatattaattaaatcacattttcttaattatatttatataaattttattattaaatttagaaaattaatcaaatgcaaatattataaataattctatttttctaattagTTTAAAACTATAGTTTTAATGAGTAATCTTGCTATCGTTTTCTGTTTAACATTTAGTTGTTTGTAAGAACCAAAATAAGTTAGACATGCTCTCAGATTGAAGCTGCCAATTTTGGCTTTAAATAAGTTAAAGTTGACAAATgagaaccaaaaataaaatccagcaagttatatgactaactttcaatgaaaaaatgataagaattaGACAATATCACCTACTTTGGCAAGTCAGGATCATCCAGCTCATCACTATCTTTATCCCCTTCATGTCTAACAACCTGAAGtttttcactttgttttttcttccaatCCTCCATCCGTTCCTTCCATGCAACACTTCCATATCCATAAACAGCAATATCCTTTTTAGGATCCATAGGTCTTGGTTGAACTGCATCACCATCATTAATTGTCACATTAAATAAGGACACTGAAACCAGGGCCAACTAGGAGCAGCACAGTCTAAACAATGTGCAAATGCAAACCAAGACAAAAATTGGATAATATCAAGGTGTAGTTAAGTActttttgtgatattttcttaattaaaattggagTTTCACCTCAGTAACTTGTATAATAAAACTTGACCTTTAAAGTTAGCATTGGATAGAGAGGTGACATTCAAATTTTGATTGAAGAACAGTACAATAAAATTACTTACCAGGTACAGATGAATCAGGAAAAGGCATGGGATAAACCCGTTTCCCTCGAGCCGTGAATGGAGGAAGAATAAGAGCATGTTTATCAGCAGAAATGCCGACATCCTTAATTGACAAAACCATCACCAGTCAAATAGGCCCAAAAATAGCATATTCAAATTCAGAAAAAAGACAAGAACAGACACAAGTGCTGAAAAACAGCTAACCTCTTGACCATATGTTAGGAGAGGGATCTCAGAAGCCACCGAAGCTGCATCAAACTCTGATGGTGCGTGGATCACTGAACCATTCACCTGTGAACCATAGTTAAGGCGAGCAGAGAACACACTCCCAATATCAAACTCACTTTCTAAATCATCAGTATCATCCTCTTCTTCATCACCCTCAACTCTAGGACTACCTGAAATCAGTTGCAGTGTTAGCCAAATCTATCAAGAGATTATGTTAATAGAAAAACAGGAATGCTAACCATTCAATCTCTAATATGCTCTCtactattgattaaaatttagtgATAGCTAGACAATCACGAGTGAAACTCATTAAATACGTAGGACccacaaaattttgtgatttttaataattttttgtcaatattaaagagtgatttaaaaaaatatgttgttagCATTCCTCAATATAACAAAGGGAACTAAGGTGGAAAAGCAACACAAACACACATACGGgtgaaaaagaaacataaacacaaacacacaaagaGATCAAAGTAAAAATTGGTTGAAGCTTCTTCACCTTTGATGCGCTTATATCTGGTTTTACACTGAGGACAAACTTGGTTGCCCTCTCTTCTTTCATACTCATAACAAGGTCTGCACACAGGGAATGCACATTCATTGCAAGCAACAAATGGCTCCCCATTCACAGTAACTTCCAGCTCATCCCCACAGATCTGACAAATTTGACCACTTAATTCTGTGACAGCTACCTGCAAATAACATTGATAATATAAACCTTGATCAGATCATGAAAATTGGATGGTAGTGCACTATGTGAGAAGATGAAAGAAGGTCCACTTCTTTGTGCAAATAAGTGCACATGAgctttattacttaaaatatgAAGAAACAAAGTTTATAACTTTGATGCAATAAATCCACAAGCTCTGAGATTTATAAATCAGAGCTCTGAATTTTATAAATCAAGgcaaaaaaacaagaacaagtAACACACCGAGAACTGCACAAGTACCAAGTTGAATGAACTCAATTTTTCAAAGGTAAATAGGGGGAAAAGTGCTTTTCTTTTCCTGTTATTTCACCAAGAAGCTGGAGAGAAACTGAAAAGAGTTTGGATTCGGAAATTTTCCACAAttaacacaaaaacaaaatagagcTCCCCACcccaagagagagaaagagaactaGCTCAATTATTTCAGCTTGAAACTCTCATTGTGCTATAAAAAAGGTATTTTCAAAAACCATGAAAAGAAATACACATATAAGGATCTAAGTGCCCTTATGAAAGAAATGAAGTACTCAAAATTCAAGCAAGAGAACCCAATTGGGTCAGTAATTCAGCATGCAaaatccaagaaaaaaaaagacccCAATGGGggtattttcttcttcaaactCTTGACGTGGCTTGGTGAGATGAGTTGAAGAATAAGGACAAGGTCAGAAAAGAGACactatttttttgaaagatacaGAGGTTCAAAATGTTCAGAGGAACTGAGAAATCAGAGAGATAGAGACCACTCACTCTTGCAGTTTCATCAGCATTGATAAGAACAAACTCATTCCTGTTATGAGACCCTGCAACTAGTCTCCCTTTGGTGTCCATTGAAACCTTAACTCACTCTTcaaataccaaacaccaccccaCTTCACAAGCCCCCCTTATGTGCCTCTTCCATGCACATagtgaaagaaagaaggaaaaatagaaaGGTTTTTAAACTAAGAGTGAAATCAAAAAAAGCTGTTTCCTTTGGAGGGTATAGTGAAGGAAATGATTCTTTTCTTGAGCAACCAAGTTTTCACACAGATGGGGTGCCAGGTAGCTGCTACTACCACTCTTTTCTCATTTGTGAAAGACACAAGCTTGCAGCATTATCAGAAAACACATTAATAAAAGGGTAAAGAAATGTGAGTgtggaagaagaaagagaatatCTAGGCAAAGCACGGGTTGGAAATTCGAcgaaaaagagaagagagatgAAACAGAGACAGAGTCAGAGAGAGACAATGTGGGAGAGTGTTGCTATGTACGTGTATGTATATGTGTTTGTGCAATGTGTTGTGTAGTAGAAGTAGTTGTTGGATCCATAATTGTTTTCCCTAATAATACACTCGGGCACTATAGtttattaaaagaattaatgtttttgttttacctTTGAATTATTAAGT from Glycine soja cultivar W05 chromosome 16, ASM419377v2, whole genome shotgun sequence harbors:
- the LOC114388958 gene encoding cellulose synthase A catalytic subunit 2 [UDP-forming]-like — encoded protein: MDTKGRLVAGSHNRNEFVLINADETARVAVTELSGQICQICGDELEVTVNGEPFVACNECAFPVCRPCYEYERREGNQVCPQCKTRYKRIKGSPRVEGDEEEDDTDDLESEFDIGSVFSARLNYGSQVNGSVIHAPSEFDAASVASEIPLLTYGQEDVGISADKHALILPPFTARGKRVYPMPFPDSSVPVQPRPMDPKKDIAVYGYGSVAWKERMEDWKKKQSEKLQVVRHEGDKDSDELDDPDLPKMDEGRQPLWRKLPISSSRINPYRIIIVLRIAILCLFFHYRILHPVNDAYALWLTSVICEIWFAVSWIFDQFPKWSPILRETYLDRLSLRYEKEGKPSQLSDIDVFVSTVDPMKEPPLITANTVLSILAVDYPVDKVACYVSDDGAAMLTFEALSETSEFARKWVPFCKKFCIEPRAPEWYFAQKVDYLKDKVDATFIRERRAIKREYEEFKVRINALVALAQKVPEDGWTMQDGTPWPGNNVRDHPGMIQVFLGQNGVRDIEGNELPRLVYVSREKRPGYDHHKKAGAMNALVRVSAIITNAPYVLNVDCDHYINNSKALREAMCFMMDPTSGKKICYVQFPQRFDGIDRHDRYSNRNVVFFDINMKGLDGIQGPIYVGTGCVFRRQAFYGCDAPTSKKAPRKTCNCWPKWCCCLCCGSRKKKIKAKSSVKKKIKNKDDLKQMHALENIEEGIEGIDNEKSSLMSQSKFEKKFGQSSVFIASTLLEDGGVPKAASSATLLKEAIHVISCGYEDKTEWGKEVGWIYGSVTEDILTGFKMHCHGWRSVYCMPKRPAFKGSAPINLSDRLHQVLRWALGSVEIFFSRHCPIWYGYGGGLKSLERFSYINSVVYPLTSIPLIAYCALPAVCLLTGKFIVPEISNYASIIFMALFISIAATGILEMQWGGVGIHDWWRNEQFWVIGGASSHLFALFQGLLKVLAGVNTNFTVTSKAADDGEFAELYIFKWTSLLIPPLTLLILNIIGVIVGVSDAINNGYDSWGPLFGRLFFALWVIVHLYPFLKGVMGKQEGVPTIILVWAILLASILTLLWVRINPFLAKNDVVLEICGLNCD